The following proteins come from a genomic window of Winogradskyella sp. PC-19:
- a CDS encoding glycosyltransferase family 2 protein, which translates to MSGLPITVIISTYNAEAWLEKVLESYKYQDYDNYEVIVADDGSRETTKALIDKFKADYPVNLRHIWHEDKGYRRQELLNKCIMQTEHDYILMTDGDCIARKDFLSTHAKFAEKGYFLSGGYLKLNMPTSEAITLEDIENENCFDTKWLKANGSVSSKQALKLNSGETLSTLLDFITPTGATFNNCNSSAWKDDLIAINGYDERMQYGGPDRELGERLFNYGIKSKQIRHKAIVLHLDHPRGYKTKESLDRNLAIRKKVKDDNLKWTDHGIVKK; encoded by the coding sequence ATGAGTGGTTTACCGATTACTGTTATCATAAGTACATATAATGCTGAAGCTTGGTTAGAAAAAGTTTTAGAAAGCTATAAATATCAGGATTATGATAATTATGAAGTTATTGTTGCAGATGACGGTTCTCGCGAAACGACTAAAGCACTCATTGATAAGTTCAAAGCAGATTATCCAGTTAATTTAAGACATATATGGCACGAAGATAAAGGCTATAGACGTCAAGAATTACTTAATAAATGTATTATGCAGACAGAGCACGATTACATTTTAATGACAGATGGCGATTGTATTGCACGTAAAGATTTTTTATCTACACATGCAAAATTTGCTGAAAAAGGCTATTTCTTATCTGGCGGTTATTTAAAACTAAATATGCCAACAAGTGAGGCTATCACTCTAGAAGATATTGAAAATGAAAATTGCTTTGATACAAAATGGTTAAAGGCAAACGGAAGTGTGAGTAGCAAACAAGCTTTAAAATTAAATTCTGGTGAAACATTATCTACGCTTTTAGATTTTATAACACCAACAGGAGCAACGTTTAATAATTGTAACTCTTCTGCTTGGAAAGACGATTTAATTGCTATTAATGGTTATGATGAGCGTATGCAATACGGTGGACCAGACCGTGAATTAGGAGAGCGTTTATTTAATTACGGTATTAAGTCTAAGCAAATTCGTCATAAAGCAATTGTATTACATTTAGACCATCCACGTGGTTATAAAACTAAAGAATCTTTGGATAGAAACCTTGCTATCCGTAAGAAAGTAAAAGACGATAATTTAAAGTGGACAGACCACGGTATCGTGAAGAAATAG
- a CDS encoding glycosyltransferase family 2 protein: MPQVSIIISTYNQPLWLEKVLVGYEQQSFKDFEIIIADDGSTEETNLLIKRVCQNSELNIKHIWQEDEGFRKTRILNKSISLSQADYLLFTDGDCIPRKDFIQKHIDLRRPNCFLSGGYFKLPKSISDVITQVDIVTQNCFDKVWLLGNGLKSTFKTNKLTANGFKERFLNKFTPTKATWDGMNASGWKRDIVAVNGFDERMAYGGEDRELGERLMNYGVKPLQIRYSAICVHLYHTRAYKNEVAEQKNLQIRKETKSQNKTWTDFGLIRA, from the coding sequence ATGCCACAAGTGTCAATAATTATAAGTACTTACAATCAGCCACTATGGTTAGAAAAGGTACTTGTAGGATATGAACAGCAATCATTCAAAGATTTTGAAATTATCATTGCTGATGATGGTTCGACTGAAGAAACCAATCTTTTGATTAAAAGAGTTTGTCAAAATTCGGAATTAAATATCAAGCATATTTGGCAAGAAGATGAAGGTTTTCGAAAAACTCGAATTCTTAATAAGTCTATTTCCTTATCTCAAGCCGATTATCTTTTATTTACCGATGGTGATTGTATTCCTCGAAAGGATTTTATTCAAAAACATATAGACTTGAGACGCCCTAATTGCTTTCTTTCTGGCGGTTATTTTAAATTGCCAAAATCAATCTCTGATGTTATTACCCAAGTAGATATTGTCACTCAGAATTGTTTTGATAAAGTTTGGTTGTTGGGTAATGGTTTAAAATCTACTTTTAAAACAAATAAGCTAACTGCTAATGGTTTTAAAGAACGTTTTTTAAACAAGTTTACACCAACTAAAGCCACTTGGGATGGCATGAATGCTTCTGGATGGAAAAGAGATATTGTTGCAGTAAATGGTTTTGACGAACGTATGGCTTATGGTGGTGAAGATCGTGAGTTGGGTGAGCGACTTATGAATTATGGTGTAAAACCTTTACAAATAAGATATAGTGCTATCTGTGTACACTTGTATCACACAAGAGCTTATAAAAACGAAGTTGCTGAACAAAAGAATCTACAAATCAGAAAAGAGACAAAATCTCAAAACAAGACTTGGACTGATTTTGGATTGATTAGAGCTTAA
- a CDS encoding class I SAM-dependent methyltransferase, protein MAKLSLIDKFHHWRRKMRWNKQYKKGKWDYLANEREAVRYDKIAEYIKSYAKAKPIILDLGAGEAVLNKKLNPEDYSAFYNVDYSSASIDKAETKSLANSKNLVADIHTYDPEEKFDVIVFNEAFYYVHDHLKVEVLNRFADKLTPKGILITSIYKEGQNCWDIIDASEKLSQLNFETVNTDRETTYWKVGAYKRA, encoded by the coding sequence ATGGCAAAATTGAGTTTAATTGATAAATTTCATCACTGGCGAAGAAAAATGCGCTGGAACAAGCAGTACAAAAAAGGTAAATGGGATTACTTAGCCAACGAGCGTGAAGCTGTCCGTTACGATAAAATTGCTGAATATATAAAGAGCTACGCAAAAGCAAAGCCTATAATTTTAGATTTGGGTGCAGGTGAAGCTGTTTTAAATAAAAAATTAAATCCTGAAGATTATTCTGCATTTTATAATGTAGACTACTCCTCTGCTTCGATTGATAAAGCCGAAACAAAGTCTTTAGCAAACTCAAAAAATCTTGTGGCTGATATTCATACTTATGACCCTGAAGAAAAGTTTGATGTTATCGTATTTAATGAGGCCTTTTATTACGTACACGACCACTTAAAAGTCGAAGTGTTGAATCGTTTCGCGGATAAACTAACACCAAAAGGTATTTTAATTACTTCGATTTATAAAGAAGGACAAAACTGTTGGGACATTATAGATGCTTCAGAGAAGCTAAGTCAATTAAATTTTGAAACTGTAAATACCGATAGAGAAACTACGTATTGGAAAGTTGGCGCATATAAAAGGGCTTAA
- a CDS encoding glycosyltransferase family 9 protein has product MKKILVIQNKRIGDVLLATLISDNLKTIFPDAVIDFMVYDYTTGVIEQNPSVDNIIEIKEKELKKIPNLIKTAWQVRKKKYDIIMDPYAKFQSRVISLLSGAKIRVGYKKREKNPPLPFYTHNVSFLKEKSNPCGKSLEDRVHLVTSVFDIKTPVYEPKIYLTDKEQEYDKLDKYDKPVIMFGILGSTPQKSMPYDYIVSLIDFVTDNYDVYALFNYSPHQKEDAQQIYDACKHKDKIIFDIYEESIRGFVLLMNKCKLLIANEGGTVHISKALNRPTFTIFSPYVLKDHWASFEDGKMHTSIHLLDEKPDLFSTDREQRRKIEEDPSFLYKQLTPEIIIPQLDAFLKQHF; this is encoded by the coding sequence ATGAAAAAAATCCTTGTAATTCAAAATAAACGTATTGGAGATGTGCTTTTAGCCACTTTAATTTCCGATAACCTTAAAACTATTTTCCCAGATGCGGTTATTGACTTTATGGTTTACGATTACACTACTGGTGTTATAGAACAAAATCCATCTGTAGATAACATTATTGAAATTAAAGAAAAAGAGCTTAAAAAGATTCCTAATCTAATTAAAACAGCTTGGCAAGTACGTAAAAAGAAGTACGATATTATAATGGATCCGTACGCTAAATTTCAGAGCCGAGTGATTTCATTATTATCTGGTGCAAAAATTAGAGTTGGTTATAAAAAACGAGAAAAGAATCCTCCACTACCATTCTATACACACAACGTTAGTTTTTTAAAGGAGAAATCAAATCCTTGTGGCAAATCGTTAGAAGATAGAGTACATTTAGTGACTTCGGTTTTTGATATAAAAACACCAGTTTATGAGCCAAAAATTTACTTAACAGATAAAGAACAAGAATACGATAAGCTTGACAAATACGATAAGCCGGTCATAATGTTTGGTATACTTGGAAGTACGCCTCAAAAATCTATGCCGTATGATTATATTGTTAGTCTCATAGATTTTGTAACAGATAATTACGATGTGTATGCATTATTTAATTATTCGCCACATCAAAAGGAAGACGCACAACAAATCTATGATGCTTGCAAACACAAGGATAAAATCATTTTTGATATATACGAAGAGAGTATCCGTGGGTTTGTATTATTGATGAACAAGTGTAAACTTCTCATTGCAAATGAAGGCGGAACAGTACATATATCTAAAGCCTTGAATAGACCAACATTTACCATATTTTCTCCATATGTTCTTAAAGACCATTGGGCAAGTTTTGAAGATGGTAAGATGCATACCTCTATTCATTTATTAGATGAAAAACCAGATTTATTTTCGACTGATAGAGAACAAAGAAGAAAAATAGAAGAAGACCCTAGCTTTTTATACAAGCAACTGACACCGGAAATAATTATTCCTCAACTTGATGCTTTTCTAAAACAACATTTCTAA
- a CDS encoding lipopolysaccharide kinase InaA family protein has protein sequence MTIGARNSIKSFELDGLKLNVKSFKTPNAFNAFVYKYIRPSKAKRSFEYASRLIDCGVSTPFPIAYVEESSTFGLGRSFYICEHIDTDFEFRELIHKPWFENRNEILEKFTEFTFKLHENNINFLDHSPGNTLIVKTENDYQFYLIDLNRMRFETMNFDKRMHNFRRLWLSKVMIKVMSNKYAELYNKSYAETHELMLKHSRAFQLKIDKKKLRRSGRKMRFKTE, from the coding sequence GTGACTATTGGTGCAAGAAACAGCATAAAGTCGTTTGAGTTAGATGGTTTAAAACTGAATGTAAAATCATTTAAAACTCCAAATGCGTTTAATGCTTTTGTTTATAAATATATAAGACCAAGTAAAGCAAAGCGTTCATTCGAATATGCAAGTCGATTAATTGACTGTGGTGTTTCGACACCATTTCCTATAGCATATGTCGAAGAGTCTTCAACTTTTGGATTAGGACGGAGCTTTTATATTTGTGAGCATATCGATACAGATTTTGAGTTTAGAGAGCTTATCCATAAGCCTTGGTTTGAAAACAGGAACGAAATCCTTGAAAAGTTTACAGAGTTTACGTTCAAACTGCATGAAAATAATATTAATTTCTTAGACCATTCTCCAGGGAATACTCTAATAGTCAAGACTGAAAATGACTATCAGTTTTATCTTATTGACTTAAATCGTATGCGTTTTGAAACTATGAATTTTGATAAGCGTATGCATAACTTTAGGCGATTATGGCTTTCTAAAGTTATGATAAAAGTAATGTCTAATAAGTATGCAGAGTTATATAATAAATCATACGCTGAAACTCATGAGTTAATGCTTAAGCATAGTCGCGCTTTTCAGTTGAAAATTGATAAAAAGAAGCTAAGACGTTCTGGACGTAAAATGCGTTTCAAAACCGAATAA
- a CDS encoding 2,3,4,5-tetrahydropyridine-2,6-dicarboxylate N-succinyltransferase, translating to MKQLQSVIENAWDDRSLLKNEVTQDAIRSVITLIDEGTLRVAEPTTDGWQVNEWVKKAVVLYFPIQKMETLEAGIFEYHDKMPLKRDYAAKGIRVVPNAVARHGAYISKGVIMMPSYVNIGAYVDEGTMVDTWATVGSCAQIGKNVHLSGGVGIGGVLEPLQAAPVIIEDGAFIGSRCIVVEGVRVEKEAVLGANVVLTMSTKIIDVTGDEHVEMKGRVPARSVVIPGSYTKKFAAGEFQVPCALIIGKRKESTDKKTSLNDALREYDVAV from the coding sequence ATGAAACAACTACAATCTGTTATAGAAAATGCATGGGACGACCGTTCTTTGCTCAAAAATGAAGTCACTCAAGACGCTATTAGAAGCGTTATTACTTTGATAGATGAAGGTACATTGCGAGTAGCCGAACCAACAACTGATGGTTGGCAAGTAAACGAATGGGTAAAAAAAGCGGTAGTGCTCTACTTCCCTATTCAAAAAATGGAGACTCTTGAAGCTGGTATATTTGAATACCATGACAAGATGCCTCTAAAAAGAGATTATGCTGCAAAAGGAATCAGAGTTGTACCTAATGCAGTAGCTCGTCATGGTGCATACATTTCTAAAGGTGTAATTATGATGCCTAGTTATGTAAACATTGGTGCTTACGTAGATGAAGGCACTATGGTAGATACATGGGCAACAGTTGGTAGTTGTGCACAAATTGGTAAAAATGTTCACCTTTCTGGTGGTGTTGGAATTGGTGGTGTTTTAGAACCATTACAAGCAGCTCCAGTAATCATCGAAGACGGTGCTTTTATAGGTAGTAGATGTATTGTTGTTGAAGGTGTCCGAGTTGAAAAAGAAGCTGTTTTGGGTGCAAATGTTGTACTAACTATGAGCACAAAAATTATAGATGTTACTGGTGACGAACATGTAGAAATGAAAGGTCGTGTACCGGCACGTTCTGTTGTTATTCCAGGAAGTTATACAAAGAAATTTGCTGCTGGAGAATTCCAAGTGCCTTGCGCATTAATTATTGGAAAACGTAAAGAAAGTACAGACAAGAAAACATCACTTAACGATGCACTTCGTGAATATGATGTTGCGGTGTAG
- the ruvX gene encoding Holliday junction resolvase RuvX, which yields MGRLLAIDYGTKRTGIAVTDELQIIASGLTTVSTPELITFLKDYVSKEAVDKIVVGLPKQMDNTDSESEVFIQKFLVKLEKQIPNIPIVRVDERFTSKMAFQTMIDSGLSKKQRRNKALVDEISATLILQSYMSSI from the coding sequence ATGGGAAGACTTTTAGCTATAGATTACGGTACAAAACGCACAGGAATTGCGGTTACAGATGAGTTGCAGATTATCGCATCTGGTTTGACAACTGTTAGTACACCAGAGTTAATTACATTTTTGAAAGATTACGTATCAAAAGAAGCTGTAGATAAAATTGTGGTTGGCCTGCCAAAACAGATGGACAATACAGATTCTGAAAGTGAAGTTTTTATCCAGAAGTTTTTAGTAAAACTCGAAAAACAAATCCCTAACATTCCTATTGTAAGAGTAGATGAGCGTTTTACTTCAAAAATGGCGTTTCAGACGATGATAGATAGCGGTTTGAGTAAAAAACAGCGTCGAAACAAAGCTTTAGTCGATGAGATAAGTGCGACACTTATTCTTCAGAGTTATATGTCTTCTATATAG
- the def gene encoding peptide deformylase, translating into MILPIIAYGDPVLKKKAVEIDKDYPKLDELIANMYETMYGASGVGLAAPQVGLAIRMFLVDASPFAEDDDFSEEEKAQLKDFKKTFINPIILEEEGDEWAFNEGCLSIPDVREDVFRQPKIKIQYQDEDFNTYVEEYDGLIARVIQHEYDHIEGVLFTDKLSSFKKRLLKGKLQNISKGKIRVDYRMRFPAMSKKR; encoded by the coding sequence ATGATTTTACCAATAATAGCATATGGCGACCCAGTTTTGAAGAAAAAAGCTGTGGAAATCGATAAAGATTATCCTAAGTTAGATGAGCTTATTGCTAACATGTACGAAACTATGTATGGCGCATCTGGCGTAGGTCTAGCAGCACCACAGGTTGGATTAGCAATACGTATGTTTTTGGTAGATGCTTCACCTTTTGCTGAGGATGACGATTTTTCTGAAGAAGAAAAAGCACAATTAAAAGATTTTAAAAAGACCTTTATTAACCCAATAATTTTAGAAGAAGAAGGTGACGAATGGGCATTTAATGAAGGCTGTTTAAGTATCCCAGATGTAAGGGAAGATGTTTTTAGACAACCAAAGATTAAAATACAATACCAAGACGAAGATTTTAATACATATGTAGAAGAATATGACGGTTTAATTGCTAGAGTTATTCAGCACGAGTATGACCATATTGAAGGTGTTTTATTCACTGACAAACTATCTTCGTTTAAAAAACGTTTACTGAAAGGAAAGTTGCAAAACATTTCTAAAGGTAAAATTAGAGTTGATTACAGAATGCGTTTTCCTGCAATGAGCAAAAAACGCTAA
- a CDS encoding DUF5606 domain-containing protein, with protein sequence MSLDKILSISGKPGLFQIVTQTRTGAVVESLIDKKRITVGAHSNISILSEIAIYTLTEEVPLRKVLSTIKTKHNGEPTTISHKASKDELEEFFFDILSDYDEDRVYASDIKKVVQWYNILQKNDLLSTIEEEETADISEEE encoded by the coding sequence ATGAGTTTAGATAAAATATTATCAATTTCTGGTAAACCAGGATTATTTCAAATCGTAACGCAAACACGTACAGGTGCCGTTGTCGAATCTTTAATCGATAAAAAAAGAATCACTGTTGGTGCACATAGTAACATTAGTATTCTTAGTGAAATCGCTATCTATACATTAACAGAAGAAGTGCCACTACGCAAAGTTTTAAGCACAATTAAAACAAAGCATAACGGTGAGCCAACAACAATTAGTCATAAAGCTAGTAAGGATGAATTGGAAGAGTTTTTCTTTGATATTTTATCTGATTATGACGAAGACCGTGTTTATGCTTCAGACATCAAAAAAGTAGTGCAATGGTATAATATTCTTCAAAAGAATGATTTATTAAGCACTATTGAAGAAGAAGAAACTGCCGATATTTCTGAGGAAGAATAA
- the mazG gene encoding nucleoside triphosphate pyrophosphohydrolase has protein sequence MSDRATQLKAFDRLLTIMDELREQCPWDKKQTMESLRHLTIEEVYELGDAILDNDLDEVKKELGDVLLHIVFYSKIGSETKDFDIADVCNSICDKLVDRHPHIYGDVEVKDEEDVKRNWEQLKLKEGKKSVLEGVPKSLPSMVKANRIQDKVSGVGFDWEKPEQVFEKVEEELAELKEEIAAGNTDRIESEFGDVLFSMVNYARFLKVNPENALERTNKKFIKRFQYLEDKSAALQKPLKDMTLAEMDVFWEQAKKL, from the coding sequence ATGTCTGATAGAGCGACCCAATTAAAAGCCTTTGACCGTTTGTTAACCATTATGGACGAGTTGCGTGAGCAATGTCCTTGGGATAAAAAGCAAACAATGGAATCCTTACGTCATTTGACCATCGAAGAAGTTTATGAACTTGGAGATGCTATTTTGGACAATGATTTAGATGAGGTCAAAAAGGAATTGGGTGACGTACTTCTACACATCGTATTCTATTCTAAAATTGGTAGCGAAACCAAAGACTTTGATATAGCAGATGTATGCAATAGCATTTGTGATAAGCTGGTCGATAGACATCCACATATTTACGGAGATGTTGAGGTGAAGGACGAAGAAGATGTCAAACGCAATTGGGAACAACTAAAACTCAAAGAAGGTAAAAAAAGTGTGCTTGAAGGTGTGCCAAAAAGTTTGCCGTCAATGGTAAAAGCCAATCGCATACAAGACAAAGTCTCAGGCGTTGGTTTTGATTGGGAAAAGCCAGAACAAGTTTTTGAAAAAGTAGAAGAGGAGTTAGCCGAGCTTAAAGAAGAAATTGCAGCAGGAAACACCGACCGCATAGAAAGCGAGTTTGGAGACGTATTATTCTCTATGGTAAATTACGCACGCTTTCTGAAAGTAAACCCAGAAAACGCTCTAGAACGAACAAATAAGAAGTTTATTAAGCGTTTTCAATACCTAGAAGATAAATCTGCGGCATTACAAAAGCCTTTGAAAGACATGACCTTAGCCGAGATGGATGTCTTTTGGGAACAAGCTAAAAAGCTGTAA
- a CDS encoding VOC family protein, with product MLSFSLNHIALSVKDVNKAIDFYISVFDFKEIENTASDSKTRWLSFDDGIQLHLIPRPNDVIKTSKAGHFALSTKDIEGVISRLDKLGIQYSDWRDTPKKDYIRKDGIRQIYFQDFDGYWIEINNDV from the coding sequence ATGCTTAGTTTTTCATTAAATCATATTGCTCTTTCAGTTAAAGATGTAAATAAAGCGATTGACTTTTACATCTCAGTTTTCGACTTTAAGGAAATTGAGAATACGGCATCCGACTCTAAAACCAGATGGCTTTCCTTTGATGATGGCATTCAATTGCATTTAATTCCTAGACCAAATGATGTGATAAAGACAAGCAAAGCTGGTCATTTTGCTTTATCCACTAAAGACATCGAAGGTGTCATAAGCCGGTTAGATAAACTAGGGATACAATATTCGGATTGGCGAGATACACCAAAAAAAGATTACATCAGAAAAGATGGTATTAGGCAAATTTACTTTCAAGATTTTGATGGGTATTGGATAGAAATAAACAATGACGTTTAA
- a CDS encoding SMI1/KNR4 family protein gives MPFPVDEKYVKETESELKVKFPTEFKNRMVKVNGGELVADEFDFQLYPFFDKSNKKRISRTCNHIGLETKNAHRWNNFPKNGIAIGSDGGGNHLVLTHDGDGILSNEIFFWHHEFGELEKIAESINEFNK, from the coding sequence ATGCCATTCCCAGTTGATGAAAAATATGTAAAAGAAACAGAATCTGAATTAAAAGTAAAATTCCCAACTGAATTTAAAAACCGTATGGTTAAAGTAAATGGTGGAGAATTAGTTGCCGACGAATTTGATTTTCAACTTTATCCTTTTTTTGATAAGTCTAACAAAAAAAGAATAAGTCGAACTTGTAACCACATCGGACTTGAAACGAAAAACGCTCATCGATGGAATAATTTCCCTAAAAATGGAATAGCAATCGGTTCTGATGGTGGAGGTAATCATTTAGTTCTGACTCACGATGGAGACGGAATCCTGTCAAATGAAATATTTTTCTGGCATCATGAATTTGGGGAATTAGAAAAAATTGCAGAATCTATTAACGAATTCAACAAATAA
- a CDS encoding DUF349 domain-containing protein — translation MSEKDNLQDADGKKEVETTAVNSAPEKTETETETEIEVAEETTDTEAEVKAETEKVTESVEETVEETVEETVEETKTETNSEEEAHVEEIHNSNAEDAEDESNAERHKLEEKDYHAMDMNALVSEFETLLKNHKIQTISSHVKEIKSEFNSKYSALLEEKKEEFIADGGNVIDFYYSNDTKKRFNAAAKEYKQTVNAYYKDREQSLKQNLENRLAIIEEIKSLVGVEENMGETYKQFKELQDQWRNAGPIPRDKYNNAWNTYHHHVEHFYDFLHLNRDLRDMDFKHNLDQKLKIIQHAEELAASDNVMHSFRELQVLHKLWKEELGPVGKEHREEIWERFSKATKIIHDKRQDYYADLDKAYEKNLVRKEEIIEKIKVLNAEESTSHGVIQKRIKAIEALREDFFNAGKVPLKQNEATWKKFKDAVREFNRSKNKFYKNLKKDQYANLQQKLELIKTAEDNKDSDDFKTVTPLMKNIQSQWKSIGHVPRKDSDKIWKQFKNACNHYFDRMHAERKAENQELYDAFDKKKELLDGLKSFEFSGDAKADVSKLQETIKTFKSVGFVPQNKRFIDGKFYKAVDATFDKLDIDKSKLEMMRFEGRLENLSGGGDTRDLDNEQNFIRKKIDEVKSEINQLENNLQFFSNVKSDNPLVKDVHKNIEKHKASLDTWKSKLKRVREMYS, via the coding sequence ATGTCAGAGAAAGATAACCTGCAAGATGCAGATGGAAAAAAAGAAGTTGAAACTACAGCCGTAAATTCAGCTCCAGAGAAAACAGAAACTGAAACAGAAACTGAAATCGAAGTTGCTGAAGAAACAACTGATACTGAAGCTGAAGTAAAAGCAGAAACCGAAAAAGTAACAGAATCAGTTGAGGAAACTGTTGAAGAAACTGTTGAAGAAACTGTTGAAGAAACTAAAACTGAAACAAATTCTGAAGAAGAAGCTCATGTTGAAGAAATCCATAATTCTAATGCCGAAGATGCTGAAGACGAATCTAACGCAGAGCGTCACAAATTAGAAGAAAAAGATTACCATGCCATGGATATGAATGCTTTGGTATCTGAGTTCGAGACTTTACTAAAAAACCATAAAATACAGACGATTTCTTCTCATGTCAAAGAGATTAAATCCGAATTTAACTCTAAATATTCTGCACTTTTAGAAGAGAAGAAAGAAGAGTTTATAGCCGATGGCGGAAATGTTATAGATTTCTACTATTCTAACGATACTAAAAAACGTTTTAACGCTGCCGCAAAAGAATACAAGCAAACTGTCAATGCGTATTACAAAGACCGTGAGCAATCACTAAAGCAAAATCTAGAAAATAGATTGGCAATTATCGAAGAGATAAAAAGCCTCGTTGGTGTCGAAGAAAATATGGGTGAAACATACAAGCAGTTTAAGGAATTGCAAGACCAATGGCGTAATGCAGGTCCAATTCCAAGAGACAAATACAACAATGCTTGGAATACCTACCACCATCATGTAGAGCATTTTTATGACTTTTTACATCTTAATCGCGACTTACGCGATATGGATTTTAAGCATAACCTAGATCAAAAACTAAAAATCATTCAGCATGCTGAAGAGTTAGCAGCTAGTGATAACGTCATGCATTCGTTTAGAGAACTACAGGTATTACACAAACTCTGGAAAGAAGAGTTAGGTCCAGTTGGCAAAGAACATCGCGAAGAAATTTGGGAGCGTTTTAGTAAGGCTACAAAAATCATACATGATAAGCGCCAAGACTATTATGCAGATTTAGACAAAGCCTACGAGAAAAACTTAGTACGTAAAGAAGAGATTATAGAAAAAATTAAAGTACTTAATGCTGAAGAATCTACATCACATGGCGTTATACAAAAGCGCATAAAAGCTATTGAAGCTTTGCGTGAAGATTTCTTTAATGCAGGTAAAGTACCACTAAAGCAGAATGAAGCAACTTGGAAAAAGTTTAAAGATGCAGTTAGAGAATTTAACCGTAGTAAAAATAAATTCTACAAGAATTTAAAGAAAGACCAATACGCCAATCTTCAGCAAAAATTAGAATTAATTAAAACTGCCGAGGATAATAAAGACAGTGACGATTTTAAAACCGTGACGCCTTTAATGAAAAACATACAGAGTCAATGGAAATCTATTGGTCACGTACCACGAAAGGATTCTGATAAAATATGGAAACAATTCAAAAATGCATGTAACCACTATTTTGACCGCATGCATGCCGAACGTAAAGCCGAAAACCAAGAGCTTTACGATGCCTTTGACAAAAAGAAAGAATTACTTGATGGTTTAAAATCATTTGAGTTTTCTGGTGATGCCAAGGCTGATGTTTCTAAACTTCAGGAAACCATTAAGACGTTTAAATCTGTCGGCTTTGTGCCACAGAACAAACGTTTTATTGATGGTAAATTTTACAAAGCTGTAGATGCCACTTTCGATAAGTTAGACATAGACAAGTCTAAATTAGAAATGATGCGTTTTGAAGGCAGATTAGAAAATCTTTCTGGCGGTGGAGATACACGCGATTTAGACAACGAGCAAAACTTTATCCGTAAAAAGATTGACGAGGTAAAATCAGAGATTAACCAATTAGAAAATAATTTACAGTTTTTCTCTAACGTCAAATCAGACAATCCATTAGTCAAAGATGTACACAAAAATATCGAAAAACATAAGGCTTCCTTAGACACTTGGAAGAGTAAATTGAAGCGTGTTCGTGAGATGTATTCTTAG